In Trichoderma breve strain T069 chromosome 4, whole genome shotgun sequence, the following proteins share a genomic window:
- a CDS encoding protein kinase domain-containing protein, which translates to MTTTASQGSDFSHTSPSRAPSRSYSTRSRPPPVPVSSSGGAAAPSSNSNSTYHHHHHYQNQAQAQAQSQSQSQTQQAQQAQQQQQQPRHRRRSSSSSRPAQEPPSAQNDYDTSHLAASQSKRSSSRDRPPLSSNNRAADASRSHRRSTSIRSAHTRQGHSEMPPSAVANNGSAAAASHSASHGAADATHASSSAKQSRSRTTIPTQSGKWILGKTIGAGSMGKVKLARKEDGSEQVACKIIPRGSTDDGHQSRAEKERADQSKEIRTAREAAIVTLLHHPHICGMRDVVRTNYHWYMLFEYVNGGQMLDYIISHGKLKEKQARKFSRQIASALDYCHRNSIVHRDLKIENILISKTGDIKIIDFGLSNLFSPRGHLKTFCGSLYFAAPELLQARAYTGPEVDVWSFGIVLYVLVCGKVPFDDQSMPALHAKIKKGLVDYPSWLSNECKHLMSRMLVTDPKQRATMQEVMNHPWMVKGFSGPPDNYLPVREPLTADLEPEVIHAMQGFNFGSPETIRAQLTKVIESEDYQAAVKAYQREKELPQPTKDSEKKRGFGFDFYKRRNSNSRDTLSGPSSEALQIGADPLNAFNPLTSIYYLVKEKQDREHAEMSPPPTTSRDKEKEKEREREREREREREREKEREREREKEKEKEKEREREREREKLPEGVPDLAPPQAAHTNPAAYEMPGERPTGGRTRPRARTHGEDDAPDLVKQQHVPIPPETKADQLQKKEGTAAGLLRRFSTRKRREPTERERDRSHPPVVHVHSPPEGAPTAPRKSFSIRRGRRDRDDQGRIALPSGGSQPQHSELLSPPMSAGGVRGSRKSGLGRSTSVNSADLRRRDNGSMSAREPPLTGGSDQSVSDDQSSTVQRGHGHSQSVAMRAKSLGHARRESVQQRRLRREAAQESNVPEETDLEQEQSGVSTDRLDSAELAKPVYLKGLFSVSTTSGKTVPAIRTDIRRVLKQLNVDYIEIRGGFSCKYTPSIDLNRVHDTPSSPPSNTPGHRRRFSFGGLMRGEDRDRDDIPQMERSPITPRTPGRQDRDRTRDHSYSNSEESVDSIPRRSGGVSRRVPGETTTQVQSDLGGSMVMEFEIFIVKVPLLSLHGIQFKRMTGNTWQYKNMADQILKELRL; encoded by the exons ATGACAACCACAGCGTCTCAAGGCTCCGACTTCTCCCACACCTCCCCCTCGCGAGCCCCATCCCGGTCATATTCCACACGCTCCCGCCCCCCTCCCGTGCCAGTATCCTCTTCTGGCGGCGCGGCTGCCCCGtcttccaactccaactccacgtaccatcatcatcaccactacCAAAACCAAGCTCAAGCCCAGGctcagagccagagccaaagccaaactcAACAGGCTCAAcaggctcagcagcagcagcagcagcctcgccACCGTCgccgcagctcctcctcgtcccGCCCAGCTCAGGAGCCTCCGTCGGCTCAAAATGACTACGACACTTCGCATCTAGCCGCATCCCAGTCCAAGCGCAGCTCCAGCCGAGATCGCCCACCGCTCTCCTCTAATAACAGAGCAGCAGACGCCTCTCGATCCCATCGCAGGAGCACCAGCATCCGTTCCGCACACACTCGTCAAGGCCACTCCGAAATGCCTCCCTCGGCCGTCGCCAACAATGgcagcgctgctgctgcgtcgCACAGCGCTTCCCATGGCGCCGCCGACGCGACTCACGCTTCATCCAGCGCCAAACAATCCAGGTCGCGCACCACCATTCCCACGCAGTCTGGCAAGTGGATCTTGGGTAAGACCATCGGCGCTGGCAGCATGGGCAAGGTGAAGTTGGCTCgcaaagaagatgggagTGAACAG GTTGCCTGCAAAATCATCCCTCGTGGCTCTACCGACGATGGCCACCAGAGTCGGGCGGAAAAGGAGCGCGCGGATCAGTCCAAGGAGATCCGAACGGCTCGCGAAGCTGCCATTGTCACCCTTCTCCACCACCCTCACATCTGCGGGATGCGGGATGTGGTCCGTACAAACTACCATTGGTACATGCTCTTTGAGTATGTCAACGGCGGCCAAATGCTCGACTACATCATCTCCCACGGCAaactcaaggagaagcaggccCGCAAATTCAGTCGCCAGATAGCCAGTGCTCTTGATTACTGTCACCGGAACAGTATCGTGCATCGCGATCTGAAAATCGAaaacatcctcatcagcaagaCTGGCGACATCAAAATTATCGATTTTGGCTTGAGTAACTTGTTCTCGCCTCGCGGCCATCTCAAGACCTTCTGCGGCAGTCTTTACTTCGCCGCTCccgagctgctgcaggcAAGAGCATATACGGGGCCCGAAGTTGACGTGTGGAGTTTCGGTATCGTCCTCTACGTTCTCGTTTGTGGTAAAGTGCCTTTCGACGATCAGAGCATGCCTGCTCTGCATGCAAAGATCAAGAAGGGACTCGTCGACTACCCAAGCTGGCTTTCAAATG AATGCAAGCACCTCATGTCCCGAATGCTGGTAACGGATCCCAAGCAGCGAGCCACCATGCAAGAAGTTATGAACCACCCATGGATGGTTAAGGGATTCAGTGGGCCTCCAGACAACTATCTTCCAGTCCGCGAGCCGCTTACCGCAGACCTCGAGCCTGAAGTCATTCATGCCATGCAAGGATTCAACTTTGGTTCGCCCGAGACCATTCGTGCTCAGCTTACAAAAGTCATTGAGTCCGAAGACTACCAAGCGGCCGTCAAGGCGtaccaaagagaaaaggagtTGCCGCAGCCCACCAAAGAcagcgagaagaagcgcggctttggctttgacttttacaagagaagaaactcCAACAGTCGCGACACCCTTAGCGGGCCTAGCTCTGAGGCATTGCAAATTGGCGCTGATCCGCTCAACGCATTCAACCCGCTTACCTCTATCTACTATCTCGtcaaagagaagcaagatcGTGAACATGCGGAGATGAGTCCACCACCGACTACGTCACGCgacaaggaaaaagaaaaggagcgAGAAAGGGAACGAGAGCGCGAGCGCGAGCGAGAGCGTGAAAAGGAGAGGGAACGAGAGCGtgaaaaggagaaggagaaggagaaagaacgcgagcgtgagcgtgagcgtgaAAAACTACCAGAGGGCGTGCCAGATTTGGCACCCCCGCAAGCAGCTCACACCAATCCTGCAGCGTATGAAATGCCGGGTGAGAGACCTACAGGCGGGCGAACTCGACCCAGAGCTCGTACtcatggtgaagatgatgcccCGGATCTGgtgaagcagcagcatgtccCAATACCACCCGAGACAAAGGCCGATCAGCtacagaagaaagaaggcacCGCTGCCGGCCTACTGCGCCGCTTCAGCACTCGAAAGCGCAGGGAGCCTAcggaaagggagagagaccGCTCTCACCCTCCTGTGGTGCATGTTCACTCGCCACCTGAAGGTGCTCCTACAGCGCCTAGAAAGAGCTTCAGCATCCGACGAGGACGGCGAGACCGTGACGACCAAGGCCGCATTGCACTACCGTCTGGCGGCAGCCAGCCGCAGCATAGCGAGCTTCTGAGCCCCCCGATGTCTGCAGGCGGCGTTCGTGGATCGCGGAAATCAGGTCTCGGACGATCGACCAGCGTTAACTCAGCAGACCTTCGTCGACGAGACAATGGAAGCATGTCAGCGAGAGAGCCACCCCTGACAGGCGGCTCGGATCAATCAGTTTCAGACGACCAGTCCTCAACGGTGCAAAGGGGCCATGGGCATTCGCAATCGGTGGCAATGAGAGCTAAATCACTGGGACACGCGCGCCGTGAGAGCGTTCAGCAACGTCGACTTCGTAGAGAAGCTGCCCAGGAGTCTAATGTGCCTGAAGAAACGGACTTGGAGCAGGAGCAAAGTGGCGTTTCCACTGATAGATTAGACAGCGCTGAGTTGGCCAAGCCTGTATACCTCAAGGGTCTTTTCAGCGTTTCAACCACCTCCGGCAAGACGGTTCCGGCCATTCGTACCGATATTCGAAGGGTCTTGAAGCAACTCAATGTCGACTATATCGAAATTCGAGGAGGCTTCAGCTGCAAGTACACACCAAGCATCGACTTGAACCGGGTTCATGATACTCCCAGCAGCCCGCCATCAAACACTCCGGGCCACCGCCGTCGCTTTAGCTTTGGTGGCCTCATGCGAGGCGAGGACCGTGATCGCGACGACATCCCCCAGATGGAACGATCTCCCATAACCCCAAGGACCCCGGGACGACAGGATCGTGACCGCACCCGTGATCACAGCTACTCCAATTCCGAGGAATCGGTGGATAGCATCCCCCGAAGGAGCGGAGGAGTCTCGAGACGCGTCCCCGGAGAGACGACAACGCAAGTACAGAGCGATCTGGGAGGCAGCATGGTGATGGAGTTTGAGATCTTTATTGTCAAGGTTCCTCTGCTTTCTCTGCATGGCATCCAGTTCAAGAGAATGACTGGAAACACGTGGCAGTACAAAAATATGGCGGATCAGATCCTCAAGGAGCTGAGGCTTTAA
- a CDS encoding RNA recognition motif domain-containing protein, whose translation MTEVSSTRLYLGNLPRHATKADVEAHFATHGTGEITEVKLMNGFGFIEYKDAMDARDVVPDGSDFMGERLTVQFARGTRHREGGMGHERAPPRPRRTPHRMQITGLPNDTSWQDLKDFARQSSLDVVYSETGRDSNGRGFVEFETAADLRTAVEKLDGREFKGSRVQCLVDTQPDMPPRDRGRSRSPGRRPYPPPSFDNYDRRGPPHRGYSREAGPSYGYRDRSPRREYYDDRAPRYRSPPRRPVEDYPPPRGRYEEPYRRDYPPPPDPYANGGRPAYDRPPREFPPREPAYPREGGYARDYDRGGRYW comes from the exons ATGACTGAGGTTTCGTCCACCAGGCTGTACTTGGGGAACCTCCCTCGACATg CTACCAAGGCCGATGTCGAGGCTCACTTTGCGACCCACGGTACCGGAGAGATTACCGAAGTAAAGCTGATGAATGGCTTCGGCTTCATCGAGTACAAGGATGCAATGGACGCCCGCGATGTTGTCCCAG ATGGATCCGATTTTATGGGAGAACGCCTCACCGTTCAGTTTGCCCGTGGAACTCGACACCGAGAGGGCGGTATGGGGCACGAGCGTGCTCCGCCGCGACCGCGTAGAACTCCTCATCGAATGCAGATTACAGGACTTCCGAATGATACCAGTTGGCAG GACCTGAAAGATTTCGCCCGTCAATCAAGCCTTGACGTGGTGTACTCTGAGACTGGCCGTGACTCCAATGGTCGAGG CTTTGTCGAATTCGAGACTGCCGCAGACCTGAGAACAGCTGTCGAAAAGCTAGATGGCCGCGAATTCAAAGGAAGTCGCGTCCAGTGCCTCGTTGAC ACTCAACCTGATATGCCACCGCGGGACCGTGGCCGATCCCGGTCACCAGGACGCCGACCCTACCCTCCCCCATCGTTTGATAACTATGACCGCCGAGGACCCCCTCACCGAGGATACAGCCGTGAAGCCGGCCCGTCGTACGGCTACCGTGACCGAAGCCCCCGGCGCGAGTACTATGATGATAGAGCACCGCGTTATCGTTCGCCCCCCCGGCGACCGGTGGAAGATTACCCGCCGCCTCGAGGCCGTTATGAGGAGCCTTATCGCCGCGATTACCCGCCACCTCCCGACCCTTACGCAAACGGTGGTCGACCGGCGTATGATCGGCCACCAAGAGAATTCCCTCCAAGAGAACCAGCATACCCCCGAGAGGGAGGGTATGCGCGTGATTACGATCGTGGCGGGCGCTACTGGTAA
- a CDS encoding peroxisomal biogenesis factor 11 (PEX11) domain-containing protein: MVADTLVYHPTVAHYLRFVATTVGRDKILRTIQYFARFYAWYLLRTNGSPSQMAPWNAIKKQFGLARKIMRVGKNVEHFKAAAQAADAKAVEPFLRYAAVGRQVGYAGYLTFDALTVGDAAGIRKWHAAKTLQQHASRFWAMGLIFSIAGQVYTLYRLKQREAKIDRKDGEGVVESKQILKERAASHLQLISDVCDLTIPSSALGWVGFDDGFVGLAGTVSSAIGVYSQWKKTV, from the exons ATGGTCGCCGACACCCTCGTCTACCACCCCACGGTGGCCCATTACCTGCGCTTCGTCGCCACCACCGTCGGCCGCGACAAGATCCTCCGCACGATCCAGTACTTCGCCCGCTTCTACGCCTGGTACCTCCTCCGCACAAACGGCTCCCCCTCGCAAATGGCCCCCTGGaacgccatcaagaagcaGTTCGGCCTCGCCCGCAAGATCATGCGCGTCGGCAAGAACGTCGAGCACTTCAAGGCCGCCGCCCAGGCCGCCGAcgcaaaggccgtcgagCCCTTTCTGCGCTACGCCGCCGTCGGCAGACAGGTGGGCTATGCCGGCTATCTCACCTTTGACGCCTTGACTGTGGGTGATGCCGCCGGCATTCGCAAGTGGCACGCTGCCAAGACGCTGCAACAGCACGCTTCCCGCTTCTGGGCCATGGGCCTCATCTTTAGTATCGCCGGCCAGGTCTATACGCTGTACCGCCTCAAGCAGCGcgaggccaagattgatCGCAAGGACGGCGAAGGCGTCGTCGAGAGCAAGCAAATCCTCAA AGAGCGAGCCGCCAGCCATCTGCAGCTCATCTCCGACGTCTGCGACTTGACCATTCCCTCCTCCGCCCTCGGCTGGGTTGGCTTCGACGACGGCTTCGTCGGCCTGGCCGGAACTGTCAGCAGCGCCATCGGCGTCTACTCTCAGTGGAAAAAGACGGTCTAG